The Deltaproteobacteria bacterium genome contains the following window.
CACGTCCCCCGTGCCGATCGCATCGCCCGCCACGATACCCGGCCGGCCGGCGATCGCCAAAAAAGTTGCACGTGCTCCCGTTTTGCGCGCGACGGCCCGCGCGTTTTCCCGGCATTTGTCGGGACATCCGGAGGCAGTGCCACAAGCCGGAGCGCGGCCGTCGTCGTCGCCGCCGAAGCGCGCGCCAGCACCGCCATCCGCATCCCGCTCGCAATGGGGGATTCCCCTGATAGAATCGCGAGCCAGCGGGGTAGCCGTGTTGCGTTGGAGGACGAGACCTCGCCGCGAGGGCGAGACCTACGTGGTGCTCGAAGGCGACCTCACCGAGCGCGAGTCGCTGCGCGACCTGCACGTCGACACGCCGCGCGTCGTGCTGAACCTCGCGCGCGTCCGCTACATCAATTCGGAAGGCAGTCGCCGCCTCCTCCAGTTTCTCGACGAGCTGCCCGCCACGGACGTCGTCGCGGAGCTGGCGCCGCCCGCGGTCGTCGACCTGCTCAACCTCGTGCCGGCGCTCGCGAGCAAGCTGTCGGTCACCTCCGTGATCGTCCCGGTCGAGTGTCCGAACTGCCTGACCGAGGGCGACGTGCGCGCGCGCGTCACGCCCGGCCGCGTTCCCGAGGTCGACCTGCCGACCTGCGACGAATGCGGCGCGCGGATGGAGATGGCCGTGCTCCCGGACCGCTACTTCGCGTTCCTGACCGCGTGACCTGCGCGCGGCCGTACGGCGCCCCCGACCGCAGCGGCGCCGCAGACTGGGTTTACTTCTTGCGCCGACGCGCCCTGCTCGCCGCCACACCCGCGTCGCCGGCACCGTCGTCGCGGGCCCCGCGCGGCGCCTTGCCCAGCCACGGCAGCCAGTGCAGCAACCCTCGCCGCTGCGGCTGCCCCGGCTTGGCCCCCTCCACCGGCGTGAGCTGCGCGGACTCCACATCCTGAATCGGCGTCTCGTCGGCCGGATCGTGCGTGCGCCGCCCGATCGCGAGGTTGGCGCGCGCCTCGACCACTTCGCGACCGAGTTGCACGTGGAGGTCGCGGCGCGCTCGGTGCTCCTTGAGCACCAGCGCGAGCTGGCGCGCCATCTCCCGCACCGACGGGTAGCGGTCGGCCTCGTTCGCCGACAGGGCGCGCATCACCACCGCGACCAGCCCCTTCGGCACGTCAGGCCGCAGCGGCCGCAGGGGCTGGATCTGCGCCTCGCGCATCTTCTTGTAGACCTCGAAATCGGTGGCGCCGTCGAACAGCCGGCGGCCGACGAGCGCCTCCCACAGCACCGTGCCCGCCGCGAACTGATCCGTCGCGGGGGTGGGCCGCGCGCCGGCGACCACGCCGGGCGACAGGTAGGAAATCTTGCCCTTGACCACGCCCGGCTCGGTGAGATCCTTGCCGCGGTCCCGCGCCAGCGACAGGCCGAAGTCGATCAGCTTGACGCGGCCGAACACGTCGAGCAGCACGTTGTGCGGCGACACGTCGCGATGGACGATCGGCGCCCGCTTGCCGTCGTCGGTGACGCGCTCGTGCGCGGCCGCCAATCCGCGAAGCATGCCGATGCCGACGGCGGTGACCAACTCCCATCGCGCCTTCGTCCCGCGCTCGGCGCAATACTTGATGTAACTGCCGAGGTCGATGCCCTCGACCCACTCCATCACGATGTAATAGTTGCCGCCGTCTTCGACACAGTCGTAGACCTGCGGAATGTTCGCGTCGTTGAGCGCCGCACCGACGCGCGCCTCCTCGAAGAACATG
Protein-coding sequences here:
- a CDS encoding serine/threonine protein kinase translates to MARGSEAVAAGRVIGGKYELVEPAGRGGMATVWRATVSGAGGFQRTVAVKQMHPHLCEQPAYVDMFFEEARVGAALNDANIPQVYDCVEDGGNYYIVMEWVEGIDLGSYIKYCAERGTKARWELVTAVGIGMLRGLAAAHERVTDDGKRAPIVHRDVSPHNVLLDVFGRVKLIDFGLSLARDRGKDLTEPGVVKGKISYLSPGVVAGARPTPATDQFAAGTVLWEALVGRRLFDGATDFEVYKKMREAQIQPLRPLRPDVPKGLVAVVMRALSANEADRYPSVREMARQLALVLKEHRARRDLHVQLGREVVEARANLAIGRRTHDPADETPIQDVESAQLTPVEGAKPGQPQRRGLLHWLPWLGKAPRGARDDGAGDAGVAASRARRRKK